A window of Clostridium sp. 'White wine YQ' contains these coding sequences:
- a CDS encoding D-alanine--D-alanine ligase: MKVGVIMGGVSSERDISIASGNSVVENLDKNKYEVVPILLNSKEELVEKVKGIDFALLALHGKFGEDGAVQAVLETLGIPYSGCGIMSSSVCMDKDMTKKVLKACDIRTARWFNVSSIEEINYEVIEEFGYPVVVKPNSGGSSVATFVVNDKDSIEGCVAEALKWDSEVMIEEYIKGDEITCPVIDGKLYPIIAIKPKSSFFDYASKYSDGGADEFVVELEEELYTEVQKMAFATYKALKCSVYARVDMIVKEGVPYILEVNTLPGMTKNSLIPKSAAGINIEFNELLDIIIDKSLKVSRN; this comes from the coding sequence ATGAAAGTTGGAGTAATTATGGGTGGTGTTTCTTCTGAAAGAGACATATCTATAGCTAGTGGTAATTCTGTAGTAGAAAATCTTGATAAAAATAAATATGAAGTAGTACCAATACTTTTGAATAGTAAAGAAGAATTAGTGGAAAAAGTAAAAGGGATAGATTTTGCATTACTTGCACTACATGGTAAATTCGGTGAAGATGGCGCTGTACAGGCTGTTCTTGAAACATTAGGAATTCCATATTCAGGATGTGGAATAATGAGTTCTTCTGTTTGTATGGACAAAGATATGACTAAAAAAGTATTAAAAGCTTGCGACATCAGAACTGCAAGATGGTTTAATGTTTCATCAATTGAAGAAATTAATTATGAAGTTATAGAGGAATTTGGATATCCAGTTGTAGTTAAACCTAATTCTGGAGGATCTTCTGTAGCAACATTTGTTGTAAATGATAAAGATAGTATTGAAGGCTGTGTAGCAGAAGCACTTAAATGGGATTCTGAAGTAATGATAGAAGAATACATTAAAGGCGATGAAATAACATGTCCAGTTATTGATGGAAAACTATATCCTATCATTGCAATAAAACCTAAATCTTCGTTCTTTGATTATGCATCAAAATATTCAGATGGCGGAGCAGATGAATTTGTGGTTGAATTAGAAGAAGAGCTTTATACAGAAGTACAGAAAATGGCATTCGCAACCTATAAGGCATTGAAATGTTCAGTTTATGCTAGAGTAGATATGATTGTTAAAGAAGGCGTTCCTTATATTTTAGAAGTGAACACATTACCAGGAATGACTAAGAATTCCCTTATACCTAAGAGTGCAGCAGGAATAAATATTGAATTTAATGAACTTTTAGATATTATTATAGATAAATCATTAAAGGTTTCAAGAAATTAA
- a CDS encoding glycoside hydrolase family 25 protein, producing the protein MQDKNPRSLFGLDINEYTQGVNFQVIARSYDFLYLRASGSSTGTFRVDKKFIDFAKSSRNYGIPVGAYHYALPSYDLTTADSQCDNFINTLQLGFGNRDYGDLFPVLDVEAPQDKSISTAGLINWVDRFRKRFEKKTNRRLMLYTGTFFIDIYNNFYIPGRGYPLSDMPLWIAMYREIPGNPPIPPNVGGWTRWRIWQYTEKGVAKGANPPNDLNWGPDNIAYLMPPAIVQGLFATMDSNNIYVTWKPNTEPDLNGYNIFVNGEYYTTTDKNQNRVVIPIRKLNIPQNQSIKIEIHAFDKDREISKRRSAYILNPLSRESKVDNNQIYFSGEYLFFT; encoded by the coding sequence ATGCAGGATAAGAATCCTCGTAGTCTTTTCGGACTAGATATTAATGAGTATACTCAAGGGGTGAATTTTCAAGTAATAGCTAGAAGTTATGATTTTTTATACTTAAGAGCATCTGGTTCATCAACAGGAACTTTTAGGGTAGATAAAAAGTTTATTGATTTTGCAAAATCATCTAGGAATTATGGAATTCCAGTAGGAGCCTATCATTATGCACTTCCATCATATGATTTAACCACAGCAGACAGTCAATGCGATAATTTTATAAATACACTTCAGCTCGGATTTGGGAATCGTGATTATGGAGATTTATTTCCAGTACTTGATGTGGAGGCACCACAAGATAAGTCAATTTCTACAGCTGGTCTTATTAATTGGGTAGATAGATTCAGAAAGAGGTTTGAAAAAAAGACTAATCGTAGACTAATGCTATATACAGGGACATTCTTTATAGATATCTACAACAATTTTTATATACCTGGTAGAGGATATCCGTTAAGTGATATGCCACTATGGATTGCAATGTATAGAGAAATCCCAGGAAATCCTCCAATTCCACCGAATGTAGGAGGATGGACTAGGTGGAGAATATGGCAATATACAGAAAAAGGAGTAGCAAAAGGAGCAAACCCACCTAATGATTTAAACTGGGGGCCAGATAATATAGCATACCTAATGCCACCGGCAATAGTTCAAGGATTATTTGCAACTATGGATAGTAATAACATATATGTTACCTGGAAACCTAACACAGAACCAGACCTTAATGGATATAACATCTTCGTAAATGGTGAATATTATACTACTACAGATAAAAATCAAAATAGAGTTGTTATACCAATAAGAAAATTAAATATCCCTCAAAATCAATCCATTAAAATAGAAATTCATGCTTTTGATAAAGACAGAGAAATATCTAAGCGAAGAAGTGCTTATATATTAAACCCATTAAGTAGAGAAAGTAAAGTTGATAATAATCAGATATATTTTAGTGGAGAGTATTTATTTTTCACTTAA
- the nth gene encoding endonuclease III: MKKSTGKILELLKEAYPDAKCELDHNSPFQLLVATILSAQTTDKKVNEVTESLFKEYPDLDSFLTLTHEELENRIKQIGLYRNKAKNIYLMCRQLKEKFNGEVPNTMEGITSLAGAGRKTANVVLSNAFGVPAIAVDTHVFRVSNRIGLAKANNVEKTEEQLMKEIPKNQWSHAHHLLIFHGRRCCTARKPNCEGCIINKYCDYFKTINKD, from the coding sequence ATGAAAAAAAGTACTGGAAAAATTTTAGAACTTTTAAAAGAAGCATATCCAGATGCAAAGTGTGAATTAGACCATAACTCACCTTTTCAACTTCTAGTAGCGACCATACTTTCTGCACAGACAACGGATAAGAAAGTTAATGAGGTTACAGAGAGTTTGTTTAAAGAGTATCCTGACTTAGATAGCTTTCTAACTTTAACCCATGAAGAATTGGAAAATAGAATAAAACAAATAGGTTTATATAGAAATAAAGCAAAAAATATTTACTTAATGTGTAGACAATTAAAAGAAAAATTTAATGGTGAAGTTCCTAATACTATGGAAGGAATTACATCATTAGCAGGGGCAGGTCGTAAGACTGCTAATGTTGTATTGTCAAATGCATTTGGAGTGCCTGCTATAGCAGTAGATACTCATGTTTTTAGAGTTTCAAATAGAATTGGTTTAGCAAAGGCAAATAATGTAGAAAAAACTGAAGAACAATTGATGAAGGAAATACCTAAAAATCAGTGGTCTCATGCTCACCATTTACTAATATTTCATGGTAGAAGATGTTGTACTGCGAGAAAACCAAATTGTGAAGGCTGCATTATTAACAAGTATTGTGATTACTTCAAAACTATAAATAAAGATTAG
- the cysK gene encoding cysteine synthase A, with translation MIYENALQLVGNTPVLKVKTLTDENSAEVYVKLEKFNPGGSVKDRAALGMIEKAEELGLLKPGSTIVEPTSGNTGIAIAMIGKLKGYRVVITMPETMSKERRDLLKAYGAELILTEGAKGMKGAIAKATELVEQEGYFMPQQFTNLANPEKHYETTAEEIYKDIPDLDAFVSGVGTGGTVTGVGKNLKNNHKSDVKVIAVEPAKSPVLSGGNPGPHKIQGIGAGFVPDIYDASVIDEIIQVTEEDAFKTAKDFATKEGVLIGISAGGALYAALQVAKKLGQGKKVLVIAPDGGEKYISMGLYD, from the coding sequence ATGATTTATGAAAATGCGTTACAATTAGTAGGAAACACACCCGTATTAAAGGTAAAGACTTTAACTGATGAGAATTCAGCAGAAGTTTATGTTAAACTTGAAAAGTTTAATCCAGGTGGAAGTGTAAAAGATAGAGCTGCACTTGGAATGATTGAAAAAGCAGAAGAATTAGGTTTATTAAAACCAGGATCAACAATAGTTGAACCAACTTCTGGTAACACTGGAATAGCAATTGCTATGATAGGAAAACTTAAAGGCTATAGAGTAGTTATAACTATGCCTGAAACAATGAGTAAAGAAAGAAGAGACCTTTTAAAAGCTTATGGTGCTGAATTAATATTAACTGAAGGTGCTAAAGGTATGAAAGGAGCAATAGCTAAAGCTACAGAATTAGTTGAGCAAGAAGGATACTTTATGCCACAACAATTTACTAATTTAGCTAATCCAGAAAAACACTATGAAACTACAGCAGAAGAAATATATAAGGATATTCCAGATTTAGATGCTTTTGTATCAGGAGTTGGTACTGGCGGTACTGTAACTGGAGTTGGTAAGAACTTAAAGAATAACCATAAATCTGATGTTAAAGTCATAGCTGTTGAGCCAGCAAAATCACCTGTATTATCAGGCGGAAATCCAGGACCACATAAAATACAAGGTATTGGAGCAGGTTTCGTTCCAGATATATACGATGCAAGCGTTATTGATGAAATAATTCAAGTAACTGAAGAAGATGCATTTAAAACTGCAAAAGACTTTGCTACAAAAGAAGGAGTTCTAATAGGAATTTCAGCTGGTGGAGCATTATATGCAGCACTTCAAGTTGCTAAAAAGCTTGGACAAGGTAAAAAAGTATTAGTAATAGCTCCAGATGGAGGAGAAAAATACATTTCTATGGGCCTATATGATTAA
- the queG gene encoding tRNA epoxyqueuosine(34) reductase QueG, which produces MKKNVKDKILEHCNSLGLDLVGFTECRVFDELRGFYESRKELSLENEFEEKDINKRVNPNHYYNKGKTIVSIAFPYLHACEYVDNGFSVYTRGNDYHKVVLEYLEKIAGFIRELGGEAYCFVDSNTLPERYIAYLAGIGFIGKNNMLITEKYGSYVFLGEIITDLEVENSTNLTFESLNKFINCGECSICYNECPTKAINSKRKNPNICLSYITQKKDIGDIWFDKLEGRIFGCDSCQKLCPYNEKAKSSSLKEFYPLDFMNEEDSKKLIYINNEEFKNKLKITSCGWRGKNVIIRNSLIRNYEKNKKEFEDIKFQSPYLKDYLNRLYEKSNL; this is translated from the coding sequence ATGAAAAAGAACGTTAAGGATAAGATTTTAGAGCACTGTAATTCATTAGGACTAGATTTAGTTGGATTTACGGAGTGTAGAGTTTTTGATGAGCTTAGAGGTTTTTATGAAAGTAGGAAAGAACTTTCTCTTGAAAATGAGTTTGAAGAGAAGGACATAAATAAAAGAGTGAATCCTAACCATTACTATAATAAGGGGAAGACTATAGTTTCTATAGCTTTCCCTTATCTTCATGCATGTGAATATGTTGATAATGGATTTTCTGTTTATACACGAGGGAATGACTATCACAAGGTTGTTTTAGAATACCTAGAAAAAATTGCAGGTTTTATTAGGGAGTTAGGAGGAGAAGCTTATTGTTTCGTTGATTCTAACACTTTACCTGAAAGATACATAGCATATCTAGCAGGCATAGGATTTATAGGGAAAAACAATATGCTTATAACTGAGAAATATGGTTCATATGTTTTTTTAGGCGAAATAATAACTGATCTTGAAGTAGAAAATTCTACGAACTTAACATTTGAGAGTTTAAATAAATTTATTAATTGTGGAGAGTGTAGTATATGTTATAATGAATGCCCAACAAAAGCAATTAATAGCAAAAGAAAAAATCCTAATATATGTTTATCTTATATCACTCAAAAGAAAGATATTGGGGATATCTGGTTTGATAAATTGGAAGGAAGGATTTTTGGATGTGATAGTTGTCAAAAACTATGTCCATATAATGAAAAAGCAAAAAGTAGTAGTTTGAAGGAATTCTATCCTTTAGACTTTATGAATGAGGAAGATAGCAAAAAACTAATTTACATAAATAATGAAGAGTTTAAGAATAAGTTAAAGATAACCTCCTGTGGTTGGAGAGGGAAAAACGTCATAATTAGAAACTCACTAATAAGGAATTATGAGAAAAATAAAAAGGAATTTGAAGATATTAAATTTCAATCACCATACTTAAAAGACTATTTGAATAGACTTTATGAGAAAAGTAATTTATAA
- the epsC gene encoding serine O-acetyltransferase EpsC, whose product MFKNLRYDVNSVMKNDPAARSFIEVLLLYPGIHALIAYRISHYFYTKKMFFLARLISQIARFLTGIEIHPGAKIGRGLVIDHGMGVVIGETAEIGNDVLIYHGVTLGGTGKQKGKRHPTIGSNVVIGSGAKVLGPIEVSDGAKIGANSVVLKDVPKDATAVGAPARNIVKTSATIIEITDVRGKMRKMFNEMVI is encoded by the coding sequence TTGTTTAAAAATCTAAGATATGATGTTAATAGTGTCATGAAAAATGACCCAGCTGCAAGAAGTTTTATTGAAGTACTATTGCTTTATCCTGGGATACATGCTTTGATTGCATATAGAATATCACATTATTTCTATACAAAAAAAATGTTTTTCTTAGCCAGACTTATTTCTCAGATTGCTAGATTTCTCACTGGAATTGAAATTCACCCTGGAGCTAAAATAGGCAGAGGTTTAGTAATAGACCATGGAATGGGTGTTGTAATTGGTGAGACAGCAGAAATTGGTAATGACGTTTTAATATATCATGGTGTAACATTAGGTGGAACTGGTAAGCAAAAAGGGAAAAGGCATCCTACGATTGGAAGTAATGTAGTAATAGGAAGTGGTGCAAAGGTTCTAGGACCTATTGAGGTTTCTGATGGTGCCAAAATAGGCGCAAATTCAGTAGTTTTAAAAGATGTTCCCAAAGATGCTACAGCAGTTGGTGCTCCAGCAAGGAATATTGTTAAGACTTCAGCAACTATTATTGAAATTACTGATGTCAGAGGAAAAATGAGAAAAATGTTTAATGAAATGGTGATTTGA
- a CDS encoding lysophospholipid acyltransferase family protein, which yields MISKSLAKVINVLPEKWFIIIARKLANGYISRYAQLNVEGFENIDRAKGAKIFICNHLSNSDGLILNKLLKEKYDPFFIAGVKLSNDPVTNLGAKIVKTINIKPNSADKDAIMNIVKTVRAGNNILIFPEGTRSRTGSMIEAKKGILLIARLTKAEIVPIGMEGSEILLPINKDGEMAKEKWNHSKVTVKFGEPFTLPLKEMDEDKHQYDDRVLVYIMKNIAKLLPEKYRGFYS from the coding sequence ATGATATCAAAGTCTTTAGCAAAAGTTATAAATGTACTGCCTGAAAAGTGGTTCATAATCATAGCAAGAAAATTAGCAAATGGGTATATAAGCAGATATGCTCAATTAAATGTAGAAGGATTTGAAAATATTGATAGAGCTAAGGGAGCTAAGATATTTATATGCAATCATTTAAGTAATTCAGATGGATTGATTTTAAATAAACTTCTAAAGGAAAAATATGATCCGTTCTTTATTGCTGGTGTCAAATTGTCTAATGACCCAGTAACTAACTTAGGAGCAAAGATAGTTAAGACTATTAATATAAAACCTAATTCAGCAGATAAAGATGCCATTATGAATATTGTAAAGACCGTTAGAGCAGGAAATAATATTTTAATATTTCCAGAAGGAACAAGAAGTAGGACTGGTTCCATGATCGAAGCTAAAAAAGGTATTCTATTAATTGCAAGATTAACTAAAGCCGAGATAGTGCCAATTGGTATGGAGGGTAGTGAAATATTATTACCTATAAATAAAGATGGTGAAATGGCAAAAGAAAAATGGAATCACTCAAAAGTTACTGTGAAATTTGGAGAACCATTTACACTTCCATTAAAAGAGATGGATGAGGATAAACATCAATACGATGATAGAGTTTTGGTATACATTATGAAAAATATAGCTAAACTATTACCAGAAAAGTATAGAGGATTTTATTCTTAA
- a CDS encoding response regulator transcription factor, whose translation MRKEKVLIVDDEKEIRDLVDIYLKGEGFETIKAGDGEEALKILSDEEVDLVILDIMMPKVDGIEACLKIREEKNIPIIMLSAKTQDIDKILGLNTGADDYVTKPFNPLELIARVKSQLRRFKRLNQAIINEETGFKVKENSNVIQADELVINLESHQIFLNDEEVKLTPIEFDILALLAKNKGKVFSIENIYESVWNEQFIQSDNTVMVHIRKIREKLEENPRNPKYIKTVWGVGYKIDK comes from the coding sequence ATGAGGAAAGAGAAGGTACTTATAGTTGATGATGAAAAGGAAATAAGGGATTTGGTAGATATATATTTAAAGGGAGAAGGCTTTGAAACTATAAAAGCTGGCGATGGAGAAGAAGCGCTTAAGATACTAAGTGATGAAGAGGTTGATCTTGTTATACTTGATATAATGATGCCTAAGGTTGATGGGATAGAAGCTTGCCTTAAAATAAGGGAAGAAAAAAATATTCCGATTATAATGCTTTCAGCAAAAACACAAGATATAGATAAAATCCTTGGATTAAACACAGGAGCAGACGATTATGTTACTAAACCATTTAATCCATTAGAATTGATTGCTAGAGTAAAATCACAATTAAGAAGATTTAAGAGACTAAATCAAGCGATTATAAATGAGGAAACCGGTTTTAAGGTAAAAGAAAATTCTAATGTTATACAGGCTGATGAATTAGTTATTAATTTAGAAAGTCATCAAATATTTTTAAATGACGAAGAAGTAAAGTTAACACCGATAGAATTCGATATACTTGCTCTTCTTGCAAAAAACAAAGGAAAAGTATTTTCTATTGAAAATATATACGAAAGTGTATGGAATGAACAATTTATACAATCCGATAATACAGTAATGGTTCATATAAGAAAAATAAGAGAAAAACTAGAGGAAAATCCAAGAAACCCTAAATATATAAAGACAGTATGGGGAGTAGGTTATAAAATTGATAAATAA
- a CDS encoding phosphatase PAP2 family protein, protein MDKVKDNIKHIWLFGIYGIIGSLYGVFNKPWNEVSNLTTIFDMKIPFLKIFIIPYYSWYVFLVGGVLFLMFNDKKSYYKAVYSLCIGVAVCYVIYLLFQTTLVRPVVVGNDFLSRLVKYTYQNDNPFNLFPSIHVYTTTVIGYFLLGLKNLKAYQKSMILTLAISIILSTVFVKQHLILDVISALGLGYFVINGINLLEERIGASKDEEREGTYS, encoded by the coding sequence ATGGATAAGGTTAAAGATAATATTAAGCACATTTGGTTATTTGGAATATATGGAATAATAGGCTCTTTATATGGGGTTTTTAATAAACCTTGGAATGAAGTTAGTAACCTTACAACAATATTTGATATGAAGATACCCTTCCTAAAAATATTTATAATACCCTACTACAGTTGGTATGTATTTTTAGTGGGCGGAGTTTTGTTTTTGATGTTTAATGATAAAAAGAGTTATTATAAAGCTGTATACTCTTTGTGTATAGGAGTTGCTGTATGTTATGTAATATATTTATTATTCCAAACTACGTTAGTAAGACCTGTAGTAGTGGGAAATGATTTCCTATCTAGGTTAGTTAAATACACATATCAGAATGATAATCCATTTAATTTGTTTCCAAGTATACATGTTTATACAACTACTGTAATTGGGTATTTCTTATTAGGACTGAAAAATCTTAAAGCTTATCAAAAATCAATGATATTAACTTTAGCTATATCAATAATCTTATCAACAGTTTTTGTTAAACAACATCTTATTTTAGATGTAATTTCAGCATTAGGATTAGGTTACTTTGTAATAAATGGAATAAATTTATTAGAGGAAAGGATAGGGGCTTCGAAGGATGAGGAAAGAGAAGGTACTTATAGTTGA
- a CDS encoding sensor histidine kinase, with translation MINKINRRLNRILNMKIMKPIKIIYRLFNERMEKSIRFELVVVFGICFLLAFFSYGVFNKMFSRTITSEYIEYYFNYGEEYYQNFVYEINKSNVDIKNKQQMDTFFAKKDLHNSSLAIVNADGKIYYKMNYTASDQVDLQEIFKSTLNNGANESEKAYVYPAKVKGENVFLIFDVKAENRINYKHYTVNNSFFALLGSLVVFVFAFIRITNDKMKYIEEISRDLKIIAEGDLKHRINEKGNDELKILAENINYMANKINTNIEKERTIEKTKNDLVTNVSHDLRTPLTSVMGYLGLVKEGKYESEEQMHEYLNIAFSKAERLKILIEDLFEFTKLTNEGIKLNPIDVNIVEFLSQITDEMMPLFEESELNVIQSYPNEKIMVSLDPDKMVRVFENLLTNTIKYSYKNSDVKVSIWRIKDKVFIAVKNKGSRIEREKLNQIFERFYRMDEARTSTTSGSGLGLAIAKNIVYMHEGEIWAESLGDNISFIIRLNCKN, from the coding sequence TTGATAAATAAAATTAATAGAAGATTAAATAGAATACTAAATATGAAGATTATGAAGCCTATAAAGATAATTTATAGGCTTTTTAACGAAAGAATGGAGAAAAGCATAAGATTTGAACTGGTTGTTGTATTCGGAATATGTTTTCTTCTTGCATTTTTTTCATATGGAGTATTTAATAAGATGTTCTCTAGAACTATAACATCCGAATACATTGAATACTATTTTAATTATGGCGAAGAATATTATCAGAACTTTGTATATGAAATAAACAAAAGTAATGTGGACATAAAAAATAAGCAGCAGATGGATACTTTCTTTGCAAAAAAAGATTTACATAATTCAAGTTTGGCAATTGTTAATGCTGACGGGAAGATATACTATAAGATGAATTACACTGCAAGTGATCAGGTGGATTTACAAGAGATATTTAAGAGTACACTTAACAATGGAGCAAATGAAAGTGAAAAAGCTTATGTATATCCAGCAAAAGTTAAAGGTGAAAATGTATTTTTAATTTTTGATGTTAAGGCTGAAAATAGGATAAATTATAAACACTACACCGTGAATAATAGTTTCTTTGCCCTGTTAGGCTCTTTAGTGGTATTCGTATTTGCATTTATTAGAATTACAAATGATAAAATGAAATATATTGAAGAGATATCTAGAGATTTAAAGATTATAGCAGAAGGAGACTTAAAACATAGGATTAATGAAAAAGGTAATGATGAACTTAAAATTTTAGCAGAGAATATTAACTATATGGCTAATAAAATAAATACAAACATTGAGAAAGAAAGAACAATTGAAAAAACTAAAAATGATTTAGTTACAAATGTATCTCATGATTTAAGAACTCCATTAACTTCAGTAATGGGATACTTAGGATTAGTTAAAGAAGGTAAATATGAAAGCGAAGAGCAAATGCACGAGTATTTAAACATTGCTTTTTCAAAGGCTGAGAGATTAAAAATATTAATTGAAGACTTGTTTGAATTTACAAAACTAACAAATGAGGGAATAAAACTTAATCCGATAGACGTTAATATAGTGGAATTCTTATCTCAGATTACGGATGAAATGATGCCTTTGTTTGAAGAAAGTGAATTGAATGTTATTCAGTCCTATCCGAATGAAAAGATCATGGTTTCATTAGATCCAGATAAAATGGTAAGGGTTTTCGAAAATCTATTAACCAATACTATAAAATATTCTTATAAGAATTCAGATGTAAAGGTATCTATCTGGAGAATAAAAGATAAGGTGTTTATAGCTGTGAAAAATAAAGGTTCTAGAATAGAGAGAGAAAAGCTAAATCAAATATTTGAAAGATTTTACAGAATGGATGAGGCAAGAACAAGTACAACCTCAGGTAGCGGCCTAGGTTTAGCCATAGCTAAAAATATTGTTTACATGCATGAGGGAGAAATATGGGCAGAATCATTAGGTGATAATATAAGCTTTATTATAAGATTAAATTGTAAAAACTAA
- a CDS encoding magnesium transporter has translation MKKLNVFLYSSILNKKVYDEFDDVLGILKDAYVTTEEGYPRIIGYRVKKGNVMYEFEFRNIDFYLNDNSKIVIKTRGSKEILPRSYSYLLSQNLLDKNIVDINGKQVVRVNDLRIVEIAGEYRVVAVETGTLAIYRRKGIEKMVQPIMKLFHKDIDEQAIMWDDVESLELVNDSLQITDPYQKLSKLHPADLADILEDLDSQYRKKIFETLDEDLMADTLEEMEPEYKGTVIKELSELKQAEVLENLPNDEIADILDELDDESREKILISLEKGDAEEVKELLSYEDETAGSIMNKDFIALNIDITVREAIEIFRETKPDDEVMYSIYITDGEGKLLGSVALKDLIMNEDNVKLSEIMNDKVEKVTHNDSLDELVEKESKYDLLSIPVVDDENKLLGIVLMHDLVDEILLPFWRKKNRKAV, from the coding sequence GTGAAAAAGTTAAATGTGTTTCTATACAGCTCAATTCTGAATAAAAAGGTATATGACGAATTTGATGATGTACTTGGAATTTTAAAGGATGCATATGTTACGACTGAAGAGGGATACCCACGTATTATTGGATATAGGGTGAAAAAAGGAAATGTAATGTATGAATTTGAATTTAGAAATATAGATTTTTATTTAAATGATAATAGTAAAATTGTTATTAAAACAAGAGGTAGCAAAGAAATTCTTCCTAGGAGTTATAGTTATCTACTATCTCAAAATCTATTAGATAAAAACATAGTAGATATAAATGGAAAGCAAGTAGTAAGAGTAAATGATCTTAGAATAGTTGAGATTGCAGGTGAGTATAGAGTTGTAGCAGTTGAAACAGGAACATTAGCTATCTATAGAAGAAAAGGCATTGAGAAAATGGTACAGCCTATAATGAAATTATTTCATAAAGATATAGATGAGCAAGCTATTATGTGGGATGATGTTGAATCCTTAGAATTAGTTAATGATTCACTACAGATTACAGACCCTTATCAAAAGCTATCAAAGCTACATCCAGCAGATTTAGCAGATATATTAGAAGACTTGGATTCTCAATATAGAAAAAAAATATTTGAAACACTAGATGAAGATTTAATGGCAGATACTTTAGAGGAAATGGAACCAGAATACAAGGGGACAGTAATCAAAGAGTTATCTGAACTTAAGCAGGCAGAAGTATTGGAAAACCTACCTAATGATGAAATTGCTGATATCTTGGATGAATTAGACGATGAATCAAGAGAAAAAATACTTATTTCATTAGAAAAAGGTGATGCAGAAGAAGTTAAAGAACTTCTTTCATATGAAGATGAAACTGCAGGAAGTATAATGAATAAAGATTTTATTGCTTTAAATATAGATATTACAGTAAGGGAAGCAATAGAAATATTTAGAGAAACTAAGCCGGATGATGAAGTAATGTATTCCATATATATTACTGATGGGGAAGGAAAGTTACTTGGTTCAGTTGCGTTAAAAGATCTAATTATGAATGAGGATAATGTGAAACTTTCTGAAATAATGAATGATAAAGTTGAGAAGGTAACACATAATGATTCATTAGATGAATTGGTAGAAAAGGAAAGTAAATATGACCTTTTATCCATTCCTGTAGTAGATGATGAAAATAAGCTGTTAGGAATTGTTTTAATGCACGACTTAGTAGATGAAATATTGTTGCCGTTTTGGAGAAAGAAAAATAGAAAAGCAGTTTAA